DNA sequence from the Acidobacteriota bacterium genome:
GAGGACGGCGGCGTTCTCGTCGAAGCGGATGTACGTGCCGTCCTTGCGGCGCTGCTCTTTCTTCGTGCGGACGATGACCGCGCGCACGACCTGTCCCTTCTTGACGGTTCCGTCGGGGCTCGCCTCTTTGACGTTGGCCGTGATGATGTCGCCGAGCCTCCCGTAACGGCCGATGGATCCGCCGCGGACGTGGATGCACGAGATCCGGCGCGCTCCCGAGTTGTCGGCGACCTCGAGGATCGTCCGCATCTGGATCATGGCGCCTTCACCTCATCCTTGGCGGGCTTCGCCGTCTTCCCGGCCGCGCGCTTCCCGCCTGCCGCCTTCGGCGCCTTGACGGCAGCCTGCGGCGATGCCGCGTCCGCGGCGGCGGCCGCGGCGGCGCGGCGCCTGAGCTTCGGGCTCGGGGCCGCCGGGGCGGCGACCGCGGCCGCGGCCGTCACGGTCCGATCCACGGGCTGGCCGCCGCGCAGGATGGAGCGCACGCGCCACCTCTTCAGGCGGCTCAGCGGCCGCGTCTCGACGAGCGTGACGACATCGCCGATCTTGCAGGCGTTCGCCTCGTCGTGCGCGTGGAACTTCGACGTTCTCTTCACGACGCGGGAATAGCGCGGATGCGAGACGCGCCGCTCGACCGCGACGACGATGGTCTTGTCCATCTTGTCGCTGACGACGATTCCCACCGTGGTTCGGCGCCGCCTCAGGGCGACGCCTTCGGTCTGATCGGACATCTCTGTTGGCTCCAACTAGGCACCCTCACTCTTCGCACGACGCGGGCGCTTGCCCGACTTTTCCTTCACGGCCGCGCCCGCCGCGGCGCCCGCGGAGACCGGCTCCGCCGCCTTCGACTCCGCCCCGGCGCCCCCCTCGGCCTCCCGGTGCCGCTCGATGCCGAGCTCGCGCTCCCGGAGGAGGGTCTTCACCCTCGCCAGGTCGCGGCGCGTATGCCCGAGCCTCGACGGATTCTCGACGTTTCCCGTCTGGAGCTGGAACCGGAAGCGGAAGATCTGCTCCGAGAGCTTCG
Encoded proteins:
- the rplN gene encoding 50S ribosomal protein L14 is translated as MIQMRTILEVADNSGARRISCIHVRGGSIGRYGRLGDIITANVKEASPDGTVKKGQVVRAVIVRTKKEQRRKDGTYIRFDENAAVLINDAKEPVGTRVFGPVARELRERKFMKIVSLAPEVL